The following proteins are encoded in a genomic region of Canis lupus baileyi chromosome 30, mCanLup2.hap1, whole genome shotgun sequence:
- the SLC5A3 gene encoding sodium/myo-inositol cotransporter, with protein sequence MRAVLETADIAIVALYFILVMCIGFFAMWKSNRSTVSGYFLAGRSMTWVAIGASLFVSNIGSEHFIGLAGSGAASGFAVGAWEFNALLLLQLLGWVFIPIYIRSGVYTMPEYLSKRFGGHRIQVYFAALSLILYIFTKLSVDLYSGALFIQESLGWNLYVSVILLIGMTALLTVTGGLVAVIYTDTLQALLMIVGALTLMIISMMEIGGFEEVKRRYMLASPNVTSILLTYNLSNTNSCNVHPKKDALKMLRNPTDEDVPWPGFVLGQTPASVWYWCADQVIVQRVLAAKNIAHAKGSTLMAGFLKLLPMFIIVVPGMISRILFADDIACINPEHCMQVCGSRAGCSNIAYPRLVMKLVPVGLRGLMMAVMIAALMSDLDSIFNSASTIFTLDVYKLIRRSASSRELMIVGRIFVAFMVVISIAWVPIIVEMQGGQMYLYIQEVADYLTPPVAALFLLAIFWKRCNEQGAFYGGMAGFVLGAVRLTLAFAYRAPECDQPDNRPGFIKDIHYMYVATALFWVTGLITVIVSLLTPPPTKEQIRTTTFWSKKSLVVKESCSPKDEPYKMQEKSILRCSENSEATNHIIPNGKSEDSIKGLQPEDVNLLVTCREEGNPVASLGHSEAETPVDAYSNGQAALMGEKERKKETEDGGRYWKFIDWFCGFKSKSLSKRSLRDLMEEEAVCLQMLEEPPQVKLILNIGLFAVCSLGIFMFVYFSL encoded by the coding sequence ATGAGGGCTGTACTGGAGACAGCAGACATTGCCATAGTGGCCCTGTATTTTATCCTGGTCATGTGCATTGGTTTTTTTGCCATGTGGAAATCTAATAGAAGCACCGTGAGTGGATACTTCCTGGCGGGGCGCTCTATGACCTGGGTAGCAATTGGTGCCTCTCTGTTTGTGAGCAATATTGGGAGTGAGCACTTCATTGGGCTGGCAGGATCTGGAGCTGCAAGTGGATTTGCAGTGGGCGCATGGGAATTCAATGCCTTACTGCTTTTGCAACTTCTGGGATGGGTTTTCATCCCGATTTACATCCGGTCAGGGGTATACACCATGCCTGAATACTTGTCCAAGCGATTTGGTGGCCATAGGATTCAGGTCTATTTTGCAGCCTTGTCTCTGATTCTCTATATCTTCACCAAGCTCTCAGTGGATCTGTATTCGGGTGCCCTCTTTATCCAGGAGTCTTTGGGTTGGAACCTCTATGTGTCTGTCATCCTGCTCATTGGCATGACTGCTTTGCTGACTGTCACCGGAGGCCTTGTTGCAGTGATCTACACAGACACTCTACAGGCTCTGCTTATGATCGTTGGGGCACTCACACTTATGATAATTAGCATGATGGAGATTGGCGGGTTTGAGGAAGTTAAGAGAAGGTACATGTTGGCCTCACCCAATGTTACTTCCATCTTGTTGACATACAACCTTTCCAACACAAATTCTTGTAATGTCCACCCTAAGAAAGATGCACTGAAAATGTTGCGGAATCCAACAGATGAAGATGTTCCTTGGCCTGGATTTGTTCTTGGGCAGACCCCAGCTTCAGTATGGTACTGGTGTGCTGACCAAGTCATCGTGCAGAGAGTCTTAGCAGCTAAAAACATTGCTCATGCCAAAGGCTCTACTCTTATGGCTGGCTTCTTGAAGCTGCTGCCAATGTTTATCATAGTTGTCCCAGGAATGATTTCCAGAATACTGTTTGCTGATGATATAGCTTGCATCAACCCAGAGCACTGCATGCAAGTATGTGGAAGCAGAGCTGGGTGCTCTAATATTGCTTACCCACGCCTGGTGATGAAGCTGGTTCCTGTGGGCCTCCGTGGCTTAATGATGGCGGTGATGATTGCAGCTCTGATGAGCGACTTGGACTCTATCTTTAACAGTGCCAGTACCATATTTACCCTTGACGTGTACAAACTCATCCGCCGGAGCGCGAGCTCCCGGGAACTAATGATTGTGGGGAGGATATTTGTGGCTTTTATGGTGGTGATCAGCATTGCATGGGTGCCAATCATCGTGGAGATGCAAGGAGGCCAGATGTACCTTTACATTCAGGAGGTAGCTGATTACCTGACACCCCCAGTTGCGGCCCTTTTCCTTCTGGCAATTTTCTGGAAGCGCTGTAATGAGCAAGGGGCTTTCTATGGTGGAATGGCTGGCTTTGTTCTTGGAGCAGTCCGTTTGACACTGGCCTTTGCATACCGTGCCCCAGAATGTGACCAACCTGATAACAGGCCAGGCTTCATCAAAGACATCCATTACATGTATGTGGCCACAGCATTGTTTTGGGTCACAGGACTCATTACAGTAATTGTTAGCCTTCTGACACCACCTCCCACAAAGGAACAGATTCGTACCACCACCTTTTGGTCTAAGAAGAGCCTGGTGGTGAAGGAAAGCTGCTCCCCGAAAGATGAACCCTACAAAATGCAAGAGAAGAGCATTCTGAGGTGCAGTGAGAACAGTGAGGCCACCAACCACATCATTCCCAATGGGAAGTCGGAAGATAGCATCAAGGGCCTTCAGCCAGAAGATGTTAATCTGTTGGTGACCTGCAGAGAAGAGGGCAATCCAGTGGCTTCGTTAGGGcattcagaggcagaaacaccaGTAGATGCTTATTCCAATGGGCAAGCAGCTCTTAtgggtgagaaagagagaaagaaggaaacagaggatGGAGGCCGGTACTGGAAGTTCATAGATTGGTTCTGTGGCTTTAAAAGTAAGAGCCTCAGCAAGAGGAGTCTCAGAGACCTGATGGAGGAGGAGGCTGTTTGTTTACAAATGTTGGAAGAGCCTCCACAAGTTAAACTAATACTAAATATCGGACTTTTTGCTGTGTGTTCACTTGGAAttttcatgtttgtttatttctccttatgA